The following are encoded in a window of Persicobacter psychrovividus genomic DNA:
- a CDS encoding AraC family transcriptional regulator, with translation MRNFDKLKVLTYQPSKAVQMAKYLQYHFGGKISQNLWEKKDFGSFRYFSFEDMEIARSSAYFEKELLVQRQASQRSDYCMLYFSIEHPTPWKNTDTESKPSAEPKAGLFFSNQDSEIYFPNGYWYRQFTLRVKKSLMVEALGPKHSLSKKILNDEPYTIEQAVSDEMRALSMGLLEQMNGALAYYQAKAKAYELLVMFVKQITEGTLAIHNEKAPPLLDDDKMDIVIKAKELMVENYLNPPSQYELSRECGISETMLRKMFKQVFHTSMYQFIKDYRLTKAKNMLETTDWPINVVGQRVGYVHMGQFSAAIKKKFGVGPKGIKAGLLEEEEAELVVA, from the coding sequence AGGGAAAATCTCACAGAATTTGTGGGAAAAGAAAGACTTTGGCTCTTTTAGGTACTTCAGTTTTGAGGATATGGAAATTGCCCGTTCGTCTGCTTATTTTGAAAAAGAACTTTTAGTACAACGGCAGGCCAGCCAGCGTTCAGATTATTGTATGCTGTATTTCAGTATTGAGCACCCCACGCCATGGAAAAACACAGATACAGAAAGTAAGCCTTCGGCAGAGCCAAAAGCAGGTTTGTTTTTCTCCAATCAGGACAGTGAAATCTATTTCCCGAATGGCTATTGGTACCGCCAGTTTACCCTGCGGGTGAAAAAATCCCTGATGGTTGAAGCCTTGGGGCCTAAGCATTCGCTGTCGAAAAAAATATTGAACGATGAGCCTTACACGATAGAGCAGGCCGTATCGGATGAAATGCGCGCCCTGTCGATGGGCTTGCTGGAACAGATGAATGGTGCATTGGCGTATTATCAGGCCAAGGCGAAGGCTTATGAGCTGTTGGTGATGTTCGTTAAGCAGATTACCGAAGGCACTTTGGCGATTCATAATGAGAAAGCGCCACCGTTACTCGACGACGACAAGATGGATATTGTCATTAAGGCAAAAGAACTGATGGTGGAAAATTACCTAAACCCACCAAGCCAGTATGAGCTGAGCCGTGAATGTGGGATTAGTGAAACCATGCTGAGAAAAATGTTTAAGCAGGTTTTTCATACCAGTATGTATCAGTTTATCAAAGATTACCGACTGACGAAGGCGAAAAATATGCTGGAAACAACCGACTGGCCGATTAATGTGGTAGGGCAGCGTGTGGGTTATGTGCATATGGGACAATTTTCTGCCGCAATCAAGAAGAAGTTTGGCGTTGGGCCAAAAGGCATTAAAGCGGGCTTGCTCGAAGAAGAGGAGGCAGAATTGGTCGTGGCCTAA
- a CDS encoding TonB-dependent receptor domain-containing protein: MIRSLFLSLLFLIFSLNVSAQANRTVKGILIDAETKSALPYASVMVHAADSDEMLSGAISDSQGKFTVKGLTAGKYLIKVKFMGYKTLETATFELSKPSFNAGTLSVVPSVQVMDGVEVKAKRAAVDYNIDRKVLNVAAISTALGGTAVEVLENLPAVAVDAEGNVSLRGSTNFTVFIDGRPSVFTGSEALQQLPASTIEKIEVITNPSAKYDPDGTAGIINIITKKKVKGFSGVANLHGGNLGRLGADAMFTYKVKKWNLYFGGDYNKRVRAGKSESENNSYFGDTTYTVRQEGDRSRWFDPYSVKGGFDYNLSDNDLVTLMVSAGRFGMGSQSNTDIINTTTINGIEQDRVLSESDQEGNIDWRYLSADFNYQHKFTKEGHTLDIGGMYRGSDMNQFDRGVNTTASGAYERPAQLSTEEKQGQEWRVKADYVLPIAENNKLELGYQGRFEQTSGNNEISFRTEPSVDWDLQDEFSYRNEFYRNIQAVYGMFNGKVSDFGYQLGLRGEYTDRQVSILDTNEDFEVNRFDYFPTAHFSYQLPHQQQLMLSYSKRINRPRSYYLEPFLTFRDQYNVRSGNPDLLPEYIHSMELGYQKNIADFMFSLEGYYRMTENSVQWVQSVFQEDIFLSMPENVGEEHTTGVELMISGPVAKWWNMNLSGNFGTYRLTGEFEGRSFDRSNITGSVRFNNDFTVLPTTKLQFGMQYNAPTIIAQGERSATFTANMAIKQELIKNQLSLTLSGRNIFGTFQRESFTSGENFNNYSLLDARTFIEGTLSYRINNYKVKRNGRGGGMEGSGGDW, from the coding sequence ATGATCAGGTCGCTTTTCCTATCCCTTTTATTCCTTATTTTTAGTCTGAATGTTTCGGCACAAGCCAACCGAACCGTCAAGGGGATCCTTATTGATGCCGAAACCAAATCGGCTTTGCCTTATGCTTCAGTGATGGTGCATGCGGCGGATTCCGATGAAATGCTCTCGGGGGCAATTTCAGACAGTCAGGGGAAGTTTACCGTCAAGGGGCTTACAGCAGGAAAGTACTTGATCAAGGTGAAGTTTATGGGGTATAAAACCCTTGAAACAGCCACTTTTGAACTCAGCAAGCCGTCTTTTAATGCGGGAACGCTTTCAGTGGTTCCTTCGGTACAGGTGATGGACGGCGTGGAGGTGAAAGCCAAACGCGCAGCTGTGGATTATAACATTGACCGTAAAGTGCTGAATGTGGCGGCAATTTCTACCGCCCTTGGGGGAACAGCAGTAGAGGTGCTCGAGAATTTGCCTGCTGTGGCCGTGGATGCCGAGGGGAATGTCAGCCTTCGGGGTTCAACAAATTTCACCGTTTTTATTGATGGGCGTCCGTCGGTATTTACAGGTTCTGAAGCCCTGCAGCAGTTGCCTGCCTCGACCATTGAAAAAATTGAAGTGATCACCAACCCTTCCGCAAAATATGACCCCGACGGTACTGCGGGGATTATCAATATCATCACTAAAAAGAAAGTAAAGGGATTTTCTGGTGTTGCGAATTTGCATGGAGGAAACCTCGGCAGACTCGGGGCCGATGCGATGTTCACTTATAAGGTGAAGAAATGGAATCTTTACTTTGGTGGCGACTACAACAAGCGGGTACGTGCAGGGAAAAGTGAGTCGGAGAATAACAGTTATTTTGGCGACACCACCTATACGGTTCGCCAAGAGGGTGACCGTAGCCGATGGTTCGATCCTTACAGCGTGAAAGGTGGCTTTGACTATAACCTTTCAGACAACGATCTGGTAACGCTGATGGTTAGTGCGGGGCGTTTTGGTATGGGCTCCCAGTCAAATACCGACATTATTAATACCACCACCATTAATGGCATAGAACAGGACCGTGTATTGTCGGAATCGGATCAGGAGGGGAATATTGATTGGCGTTACCTTTCTGCGGACTTCAATTATCAGCATAAATTTACAAAAGAAGGCCACACGCTTGACATCGGAGGGATGTACCGTGGCAGTGATATGAATCAGTTTGACCGAGGGGTGAATACTACCGCAAGTGGTGCTTATGAACGACCTGCCCAGCTGTCGACGGAGGAAAAACAAGGGCAGGAGTGGCGAGTGAAGGCGGATTATGTATTGCCAATTGCCGAAAACAATAAGCTTGAGCTGGGGTATCAGGGCCGTTTTGAACAAACGTCGGGGAACAATGAAATCTCTTTCAGGACGGAGCCTTCTGTGGACTGGGATCTGCAGGACGAGTTCAGTTACCGCAATGAGTTTTACAGAAATATTCAGGCAGTATATGGGATGTTCAATGGAAAAGTGAGCGACTTTGGCTATCAGTTGGGGCTCCGAGGTGAGTACACAGACCGTCAGGTGAGTATTCTTGATACCAATGAAGATTTTGAAGTGAATCGCTTCGATTATTTCCCAACGGCACACTTTTCTTACCAGTTGCCGCATCAGCAACAATTAATGCTGAGCTATTCCAAGCGCATTAACCGTCCACGATCTTACTATCTGGAGCCTTTCCTGACTTTCAGGGATCAGTATAATGTGCGGTCGGGTAATCCAGATTTGTTGCCAGAATATATCCACTCGATGGAGTTGGGCTACCAGAAGAATATTGCCGATTTTATGTTTTCTTTGGAAGGCTATTACCGCATGACAGAAAACAGTGTGCAATGGGTGCAGTCGGTATTTCAGGAAGATATTTTCCTTTCCATGCCTGAAAATGTCGGGGAAGAACATACCACAGGTGTGGAGCTGATGATCAGTGGGCCTGTGGCCAAGTGGTGGAACATGAACCTGTCGGGGAATTTTGGAACTTACCGACTGACGGGAGAGTTTGAGGGGCGTAGTTTTGACCGTAGTAACATTACAGGATCGGTACGTTTTAATAATGACTTCACCGTTTTGCCAACCACCAAGCTGCAGTTTGGAATGCAGTACAATGCACCAACAATTATTGCGCAAGGGGAACGATCGGCCACTTTCACGGCGAATATGGCTATTAAACAAGAGCTGATTAAAAACCAGTTGTCGCTGACGCTTTCAGGAAGAAATATCTTTGGAACCTTTCAGCGGGAGAGCTTTACCTCTGGCGAAAATTTCAACAACTACTCTTTGCTCGATGCCCGAACGTTTATCGAGGGAACACTCAGTTACCGAATCAATAATTATAAAGTGAAGCGTAATGGCCGAGGTGGAGGCATGGAAGGCAGCGGCGGAGACTGGTAA
- a CDS encoding formylglycine-generating enzyme family protein — MKRIYRSLFFCGLISVSLLACTEKKEQKSAGTTTEQAPPAVPATKPQVAAKAPELNKVMVTFQGGTYMMGSDQFAPIEGPAHQVTVKAFKMDRDLTTVDDFRKFVQATGYQTDADKFGNSMVFNFSTGQWALVDGANWEYPMGRMNKAAQGDMPVTQVSWKDATAFAQWAGKRLPTEEEWEYAVRNSGKSDAIYPWGNEEQQKGKYMANTFQGELTKPNPMDGYLFTSPVGTFGLAPCGLTDAVGNVWQVMQNDIYPFDGKGFRQQLSGNKVIRGGSFMADEAREKGHTVFTRRTKVAEDATFNQGFRCAQDID; from the coding sequence ATGAAACGCATTTATAGATCATTATTTTTCTGCGGACTAATTTCGGTGAGCCTTTTGGCCTGTACTGAAAAAAAAGAACAGAAATCAGCAGGTACAACCACGGAACAAGCACCGCCAGCAGTACCAGCCACCAAACCACAAGTCGCCGCCAAAGCGCCCGAGCTAAACAAGGTGATGGTTACTTTTCAGGGAGGAACCTACATGATGGGCTCCGATCAGTTTGCGCCTATTGAAGGCCCCGCACATCAGGTAACGGTGAAAGCCTTTAAAATGGATCGTGACCTGACGACCGTCGATGATTTCAGGAAGTTCGTTCAGGCCACGGGCTACCAAACCGATGCCGACAAGTTTGGCAACTCCATGGTGTTCAACTTCAGTACTGGACAATGGGCTTTGGTGGATGGTGCCAACTGGGAGTATCCAATGGGCCGCATGAACAAAGCCGCGCAGGGCGATATGCCCGTTACGCAAGTCAGCTGGAAAGATGCCACCGCCTTTGCCCAATGGGCAGGTAAAAGATTACCGACTGAAGAGGAATGGGAATATGCGGTTCGCAACTCAGGGAAATCGGATGCCATTTACCCTTGGGGCAATGAAGAGCAGCAGAAGGGAAAATATATGGCCAACACCTTTCAGGGAGAGCTGACCAAACCCAACCCAATGGATGGCTACCTTTTCACCAGTCCTGTGGGTACTTTTGGCCTTGCTCCATGCGGACTCACCGATGCTGTGGGGAATGTATGGCAGGTGATGCAAAATGACATCTACCCTTTCGATGGCAAAGGCTTCCGTCAGCAATTATCAGGCAATAAAGTGATTCGCGGAGGCTCCTTTATGGCCGATGAAGCACGGGAAAAAGGGCATACCGTTTTTACTCGTCGCACAAAAGTTGCTGAAGACGCGACCTTCAATCAGGGGTTCCGTTGCGCACAAGACATCGACTAA
- a CDS encoding D-2-hydroxyacid dehydrogenase: MMKIVILDASPLDKDGGISWERIQALGEVTIYPRTSADQVVERIQQAEVVLTNKVVLDEAILSQCPTLKHIAVMATGFNIIDGAYAKSKGITVSNIPAYSTDAVAQQTFALILGLTNHLHHHSEFVRSNDWAKHEDFAFWHQPVYDLKGKTLGLYGFGTIAQEVAKIALAFGMEVIAHRRSDKTIEGVRLVSLDELLAASDILSLHAPLTAENKDLFGTESFSKMKKSALLINTARGPLIDEMALAKALNRGEIAGAGLDVMCQEPPQLDHPLYKIEQCLISPHMAWASVESRLRLMDILEANIKAYAKGEPQNIVN; encoded by the coding sequence ATGATGAAGATTGTCATTTTAGATGCTTCACCACTGGACAAAGACGGTGGTATTTCCTGGGAGCGCATTCAGGCACTTGGGGAAGTTACGATTTACCCACGCACTTCGGCTGATCAGGTCGTGGAGCGGATACAGCAGGCTGAAGTGGTCCTGACCAACAAGGTGGTGCTCGATGAGGCGATCCTCAGCCAATGCCCTACACTGAAGCACATTGCCGTGATGGCGACGGGCTTCAATATTATTGATGGCGCATATGCCAAATCCAAGGGCATCACGGTGTCCAATATCCCAGCATACAGCACAGACGCCGTGGCACAGCAGACTTTCGCCCTGATCCTTGGCCTGACCAACCACCTGCATCATCACAGTGAATTTGTTCGCTCCAATGATTGGGCAAAGCACGAGGATTTCGCCTTTTGGCACCAGCCCGTTTATGACCTCAAGGGAAAAACACTTGGACTTTATGGTTTTGGGACCATTGCTCAGGAGGTCGCCAAAATTGCCCTGGCCTTCGGTATGGAAGTCATTGCACATCGTCGATCTGACAAAACCATTGAGGGAGTCCGTTTGGTCAGCCTTGACGAGCTTTTGGCTGCATCAGATATCCTCAGCCTCCACGCTCCACTGACTGCCGAAAATAAAGATCTTTTCGGTACGGAAAGTTTCAGCAAAATGAAAAAATCCGCCTTGCTGATTAACACCGCCCGAGGGCCACTGATCGACGAAATGGCACTGGCCAAGGCGCTGAACAGAGGTGAAATTGCAGGTGCTGGTCTCGATGTAATGTGCCAGGAACCTCCACAGCTGGACCACCCCCTTTACAAGATTGAACAATGCCTGATCAGCCCGCATATGGCCTGGGCATCGGTAGAATCTCGCCTGCGTCTGATGGATATTCTGGAGGCAAACATCAAGGCTTATGCGAAGGGTGAACCTCAAAATATTGTAAACTGA
- a CDS encoding 1,4-dihydroxy-2-naphthoyl-CoA synthase → MEKVNWKVVKEYEDITYKKANGVARIAFNRPEVRNAFRPNTTSELLDAFHDAQEDTSIGVVLLSAEGPSPKDGVYSFCSGGDQRARGHQGYVGQDGMHRLNILDVQRLIRFMPKVVIAVVPGWAVGGGHSLHVVCDLTLASKEHAIFKQTDADVTSFDAGYGSAYLAKMVGQKKAREIFFLGRNYSAQDAYEMGMVNAVIPHDELEDTAYEWAQEILGKSPTSIKMLKFAMNLTDDGMVGQQVFAGETTRLAYMTEEAKEGRNAFLEKRKPNFKGIKWLP, encoded by the coding sequence ATGGAAAAAGTAAACTGGAAGGTGGTCAAGGAATACGAAGACATTACCTACAAAAAAGCCAATGGCGTTGCCCGTATTGCCTTTAATCGGCCAGAAGTAAGAAACGCCTTCAGACCCAACACAACAAGCGAGCTTTTGGATGCATTTCACGATGCGCAAGAGGATACCTCTATCGGTGTCGTTTTGCTTTCCGCAGAAGGTCCCTCTCCTAAAGATGGCGTTTACTCTTTCTGTAGCGGTGGCGACCAGCGTGCCCGTGGGCATCAAGGGTATGTTGGACAGGATGGTATGCATCGCCTGAATATTTTGGATGTACAGCGATTGATCCGTTTTATGCCGAAGGTAGTCATTGCCGTTGTCCCTGGTTGGGCCGTAGGTGGCGGACACTCTTTGCATGTCGTTTGCGACCTGACCCTCGCCAGTAAGGAACATGCCATTTTCAAACAAACAGATGCCGACGTTACCAGCTTCGATGCAGGTTATGGTTCTGCGTACCTGGCCAAAATGGTGGGACAGAAAAAAGCCCGTGAGATCTTTTTCTTGGGCAGGAATTACAGCGCCCAAGATGCTTACGAAATGGGAATGGTGAATGCCGTGATTCCTCATGACGAGCTCGAAGACACCGCCTATGAGTGGGCACAGGAAATTTTAGGGAAATCACCAACCTCTATCAAGATGTTGAAATTTGCCATGAACCTCACTGATGATGGTATGGTAGGGCAGCAGGTATTTGCTGGCGAAACTACCCGCCTTGCCTACATGACCGAAGAGGCAAAAGAAGGCCGCAACGCCTTTCTTGAAAAGCGTAAACCCAACTTCAAAGGGATTAAATGGTTGCCGTAA
- a CDS encoding DsbA family oxidoreductase, which produces MKKLKIQIVSDVVCPWCYIGKSRLEKALQENPEVQAEISWAPFQLHPEIPEGNQENYLEFLGNKYNRDPQPMIDQMENVAFQEGVKMQFSNIKNVPNTLQAHRLMHLARKEGKDDTLSIILFKAYFEEGKDVENQATLVDYGKAAGLSDAAITAFQNDESLIEEVKKEETQYRQAGISAVPTFIVNDQYMIQGAQPADVWQNAFSQIEGLSTDAEGQCGPDGCSTEP; this is translated from the coding sequence ATGAAAAAACTGAAAATACAGATCGTTTCTGATGTCGTTTGCCCATGGTGTTACATTGGCAAAAGCCGACTGGAAAAAGCCTTGCAAGAAAATCCCGAGGTGCAGGCAGAAATCTCCTGGGCGCCTTTTCAATTACACCCTGAAATTCCCGAGGGAAATCAAGAGAACTATCTTGAATTTTTGGGCAATAAGTACAATCGGGATCCACAGCCGATGATCGACCAAATGGAGAATGTGGCTTTTCAGGAAGGTGTAAAAATGCAGTTTTCAAACATAAAAAATGTGCCCAATACCCTGCAAGCACATCGACTGATGCACCTGGCCAGAAAAGAAGGTAAAGACGACACCCTCTCGATCATACTTTTCAAGGCCTACTTTGAGGAAGGTAAAGATGTGGAAAATCAGGCAACGCTTGTGGATTATGGCAAAGCGGCAGGCTTGAGCGATGCGGCGATAACGGCTTTTCAGAATGATGAATCGCTGATCGAAGAGGTTAAGAAAGAAGAAACACAATATCGGCAGGCAGGTATTTCTGCCGTTCCCACCTTTATTGTCAATGACCAATACATGATTCAGGGGGCACAACCTGCCGACGTCTGGCAAAATGCTTTCAGCCAGATTGAAGGGCTTTCCACCGATGCCGAAGGGCAGTGTGGTCCTGATGGTTGCTCGACGGAGCCTTAG
- a CDS encoding polysaccharide lyase family 7 protein, which yields MMYKLIISILFLIGMYFTATAQQYPSDVLPALTSWKLTLPVDANGKDNSHIKKLEDRLRKPMEIIGRDLIDYQYKPYFYAQNAEVYFRAHAAGVTTKNSKNPRSELRQLVGGGNNYWSVQDPQRMTVHLRVTHLPTYKQKVVISQIHGPVNEPLKVSYSPKYKGVVIEWNESHKDLAHPVPYQLGEHLIIDVKVNKGKITCTITNTDQDKTYSKTWRSEDSTGYFKVGCYTQANKYLSQYKKGFRDEPNDSYGEVAVSKIELETTYPPKN from the coding sequence ATGATGTATAAACTTATTATCAGTATCCTGTTCCTGATTGGGATGTATTTTACGGCTACCGCTCAGCAATACCCCTCCGATGTTCTGCCTGCTTTAACAAGCTGGAAGTTGACCCTGCCCGTTGATGCCAACGGAAAAGACAACAGCCATATTAAAAAACTCGAAGACCGTCTCCGAAAACCAATGGAGATTATTGGCAGAGATTTGATCGACTACCAATACAAGCCGTACTTTTATGCCCAAAACGCAGAAGTATATTTCCGTGCACATGCCGCCGGCGTAACGACTAAAAACTCCAAAAATCCACGAAGCGAATTACGACAGCTTGTCGGTGGTGGAAATAATTACTGGTCTGTGCAAGACCCACAACGAATGACCGTTCACCTCAGGGTAACCCACCTGCCGACTTACAAACAAAAGGTAGTTATCTCGCAAATCCACGGACCAGTGAACGAACCGCTGAAAGTCAGCTACAGCCCCAAATATAAAGGCGTAGTTATTGAATGGAACGAGTCCCATAAGGACCTTGCCCACCCCGTTCCTTACCAGTTGGGCGAACACCTGATCATCGATGTAAAAGTGAACAAAGGAAAAATCACCTGCACCATCACCAATACCGATCAAGACAAAACATACAGCAAAACCTGGCGATCGGAAGACAGCACGGGCTACTTTAAAGTCGGCTGTTACACCCAAGCCAACAAATATTTGAGCCAATACAAAAAGGGATTCCGCGACGAACCCAATGACAGCTATGGCGAAGTAGCGGTCAGTAAAATTGAACTCGAAACGACTTATCCGCCGAAGAATTAA
- a CDS encoding RagB/SusD family nutrient uptake outer membrane protein → MNKSLIKYMLIAGLAMPLTSCSDFLNEQPHDQISAAAFYQSPKEIQLATNAIYDALQAQVQTEFAITEMRTDNSKARNGEGSWAEFQRLIINPNNNIVAQYWKNSYAAIFRANTVLANLGNAYQLENGKYNGTGAQYEGEALFVRALMHFKLVRLFGQVPMSSDVATAGQTEKFKQVNPQDVYAMIISDLEKAVEDLPVQSATQYGRATKGAAQALLAKVYLTQKEYTKALPLLKSVIDSGEYKLQSDFHDIFYNEGNDEVMFAIQYIEGNKAESQQFSDYFHYANGAGGLNYATKDLQASWEVNDKRKDVTQVEDPKNVENDQSPCYQPGKYLNIDPTSNDVKTSGNDWIEMRYADVLLMYAEAQAAGSATTDGEALKYFNEVRDRAGLPAATEITQASLLNERRHEFAMEDQRLFDLQRFGKWTEVMEKFQGSLMTPAQPKADLPEGSDLLPIPQREINTTNGILVQNPGYRS, encoded by the coding sequence ATGAATAAGTCTTTAATTAAATATATGCTGATTGCAGGCTTGGCAATGCCATTGACTTCCTGCAGTGATTTTTTGAATGAACAGCCACACGATCAAATCAGTGCGGCAGCATTCTACCAATCTCCAAAAGAGATTCAGTTGGCAACAAACGCCATCTACGACGCATTGCAAGCTCAAGTACAAACTGAGTTTGCCATCACCGAGATGCGTACCGACAACTCAAAAGCAAGAAATGGTGAAGGTAGCTGGGCGGAATTCCAGCGCCTGATCATTAACCCAAATAACAACATCGTTGCGCAATACTGGAAAAATTCCTATGCCGCGATCTTCAGAGCCAATACCGTTTTGGCGAATTTGGGCAATGCCTACCAGCTGGAAAATGGCAAATACAATGGCACAGGAGCTCAGTACGAAGGCGAAGCCTTGTTTGTACGTGCGTTGATGCACTTTAAACTGGTTCGCTTGTTCGGCCAGGTTCCGATGTCAAGCGATGTCGCTACCGCAGGCCAGACAGAAAAATTCAAGCAGGTAAATCCTCAGGATGTATATGCGATGATCATCTCTGACTTGGAAAAAGCGGTTGAAGATCTTCCTGTACAGTCCGCAACGCAGTACGGTCGCGCGACTAAAGGCGCTGCTCAGGCTTTGTTGGCCAAAGTTTACTTGACACAAAAAGAATACACCAAAGCATTGCCATTGCTGAAATCGGTTATCGACTCTGGTGAATACAAATTGCAGTCAGACTTCCACGATATTTTCTACAATGAAGGCAATGACGAAGTCATGTTTGCCATTCAGTATATCGAAGGAAATAAAGCGGAAAGTCAGCAATTTTCGGACTATTTCCACTATGCCAACGGTGCGGGTGGTTTGAACTACGCCACCAAAGATTTACAGGCAAGCTGGGAAGTCAACGACAAACGTAAAGACGTAACGCAGGTAGAAGACCCGAAAAACGTGGAGAACGATCAGTCGCCTTGTTACCAGCCAGGGAAATATTTGAACATTGATCCTACATCCAATGATGTTAAAACCTCGGGTAACGACTGGATCGAGATGCGCTATGCGGATGTATTACTAATGTATGCCGAAGCGCAGGCTGCGGGTAGTGCAACTACTGACGGTGAAGCCCTGAAATATTTCAATGAAGTACGCGACCGTGCCGGTTTGCCTGCTGCCACTGAAATTACGCAAGCGTCTTTGCTGAACGAACGTCGCCACGAATTCGCAATGGAAGACCAGCGCCTATTCGATTTGCAACGTTTCGGAAAATGGACCGAGGTAATGGAGAAATTCCAAGGCAGTTTAATGACCCCTGCACAGCCAAAAGCAGACTTGCCGGAAGGTTCTGATTTGTTGCCAATCCCACAGCGTGAGATCAACACCACCAATGGTATCCTGGTTCAAAACCCAGGCTACAGATCGTAA